TGTCCCTGCAGGCCCACCGTGCCTACATCGACGGGCTCGGCTGGGACGACTTCGACGAGGAGGAGATGCTCGAGGGCTTCTGCCGCCCGATCGGGAGCGCGATCGGCACGACGTACGGCACGTCCTTCGAGGTCTACTCGCTCACCTGGGGCGGCGACGAGGACGCCTGACCCTCAGCCCCACGGCAGGTGGCCGACGTAGTCGACGCCCCAGGCCAGGAAGCCGAACCGCACGAGCCGGCCGACCAGGCAGATCACGGTGAAGCCGAGGAACGAGTACGACGTCCGCGCCATCAGCACGGTCAGGAGGAGCAGCGGCGGCAGGCCGATCGAGGCCGAGGCGAGGAGCAGCAACGAGGCCAGCCAGGGTCCGCGCTCGACGGTCCGGTCCAGGCTCTCCTCGGCCTTGCGCAGCTGCTCCGCGAGGCGCCCACCCCCGCGGGGGAGCCGCAGCTCGTGGCGCACGACCGCGAACAGCGCGCACTTGCCGGCCGTGTGCCCGACGGCGAACAGCGCCGTCCCGGTCATCAGCGCCCAGGCGGTGTCCGCCCGGACGCTCCAGGCCGAGACGAGCAGCTCGGCGTTGGCGACCGGCCAGACCGCCGACAGCGCCCCCTGACCGAGCAGGCCCAACGCCTCCCAGAGGCTCACGAGCTCACGCCGGCGTCAGCACCTGGCCTGCCCGCAGCCGGGACCACGACCAGGCCTTGATCGCGACGAGGGCGAGGAGGAACGGCGTCGAGACCCACCACGGCCCGAAGATCGCGAGCAGGCAGACCAGGGCCGAGTTGACCGTCTTGGCCAGCGGGCTCCAGTTGAAGCGGTAGACGGTGCGGTCGACCTCGTAGAAGCGGTTGTTGGTGTCGACCTCGAAGTCGACGAACCGCAGCGAGAGCCAGAAGTCGAGCACCATGAAGTTGAACAGGTAGAGCAGCACCGGCACGACCGGCGGCTGCAGCACGACGGTCGCGCCCGCCACCGCCAGGCAGATGCAGAACCGGTCGCACAACGTGTCCAGCAGCGCCCCACCGCGGGTCTCCTGGTCGAGCAGCCGCGCCACCAGGCCGTCGAGGCTGTCCCCGACCCAGTAGATCGCGAACGCCGCGACCATCCACTCGGTCCGGTCGTCGTGGGGCACGACGTCGGAGAGCACGAGGAACGAGATCACGCAGCTGACGATCGTGCGGACGAACGTGATCTGGTTGGGGATCGTGAAGGTCGTGTACCTGAAGCCGGGACGCACAAGCACACCCTCTCCCATGACCTCGGCGTGCCCCGTACCGACCCACCGACGCGCCATACTCGGCGCGTGAGCCTGCCCACCACTGTCGACGAGGTCGTCGCGCGTCTCCGCGAGATCGACGAGGCCCTCCCCCACACCGACGGCGTGGCGGTCTTCAACCGGATGTACCTCACCGTCACCGAGCAGATCGCCGCCGTGATCGCCGACTCCACCCGTCGTACCGTCCGCTTCGAGGGCGCGGAGGCGATGAGCGACCTCGACGTCCGGTTCGCCAACCTGTGGCTCTCGGCGTACGACGCGGCGCACGCCGGGCGCGCCGTTCCGGCCGCGTGGCGGCCGCTGTTCGAGGCGCGCGGGGGCGGGCGGCTCCCGGTGCAGTACGCCGTCGCCGGCATGAACACCCACATCGAGCACGACCTGCCGATCGCCGTGGTCGGCACGTGCCAGGCCCGAGGGTTGTCGCCGTCGGACGTCCATGCGGACTACGAGGCCGTCAACGAGGTGCTCGCGTCGGTCGAGTCCGGGATCCGCCGGTCGTTCCTCGACCAGTGCCAGCGTGACGTCGACGACCGGGTCGGGCCCGTGGTCCACCTGGTCAGCACCTGGAACATCGACAAGGCGCGCGACCTGGCCTGGGTCACCGCCGAGACGATCTGGGAGCTGCGCCGCACCCGCTTCCTCGGCGAGCGCTTCCTCAGCGGGCTGGGCCACACCGTCGGCATGACGACCCGCGCGCTCCTCACCCCCGTGCTCGCCGACTGACCGACGACGGCCAGCCGGTGGTCGAGCAGCGAGCGAAGCGAGTGGCCAGTCGAGACCACGCCGCGCGCCATCGGGGTAGGGAATCTCGTTGCACAGCTGGTGGAAGTCGGCTGTGCACGGAACCAGATTTGTCGGTGGCGGCTGGTGGGATGGATTCATGACAGCGACCGCCGGGTTCACCGCACCCGCCCCTGAGGACCTGACCTCCCAGGGCCGTGGGTGGCGCCGTGAGGTGCTGCTGTCCGGGGTCCGTGCCGAGCAGCGCACGATCGAGGCCGCCGAGGCCCGCAAGCTGTCCCTGGTCACCGAGTGGGCCGACCTGCACCGCGCCGACACGGTCGTCCTCGACGGCGGCTCTCTCCTACCGGCGCCGGTCTCGGTGGACCCAGCGAACATGCCGATCCTCATGTCGGGGGTCGCGGTCGAGGAGTACTGCGTGACCGAGCTCGCCACGACCCTGCGCACCAGCCACGGCGCTGCCCGGTCGTTGACCCAGGACGCCCTGGAGCTGCGCGAACGCCTCCCCCGGCTCTGGACCCGCGTCCACGCCGGGAAGTGTCCAGCGTGGAAGGCCCGCAAGGTCGCCCAACACACCCTGGCGCTCTCCGACGAGGCGGCGGACTGGGTCGACCGCAACCTCGCCCCGTTCACCACCAGCCTGTCGGTGACCCGGATCAAGAACGCCATCAACGCCGCGGTCCTGCGCTTCGACCCCGACCGTGCCGCGGCCGAGGCCGAGGCCGCCTCCGACCGGCGGGGGGTGTGGTTCGACTACGAGCACGGGGCCGACGACCTCGTCCTGCAGGACAGCCGCCCCGACGGCACCATGCGGTTCGAGGGCCTCGCCTCGGTCCCCGACGGCCTGGCCTTCCGTGACGCGCTCAAGACCACGGCCACCGAGCTGGAGATCCTCGGCGACGACTCCCCCGAGCTGGTCCGCATGTCCAAGGCCATCGGGATCCTGGCCGACCCGCAGCACGCCATCGACCTGTCCCACTCCGCCGACGCCGTCATCAACGCCGAGACCGGGGAGACCGGGGACGGTGACCCGGTGCCGCGTCGCCGGCCCCGCCGGGTCCGCAGCCCGCTCGGGGTCGAGCGCCCCATCCACCTGCACCTGCACACCTCCACCGACGTCGCAAGGATCCAGGCGAGCGGCCTGCCCCACGCCGCGTCACCGATCAGCCGGGCCGCGGTCGAGCAGTGGCTCGCCGACCTCGCCCCCGGCACACGCGTGCAGGTCACCCCCGTGATCGACCTCAACCACCACCACGCCGTCGACGCCTACGAAGCCCCCGACCACCTCCGCGCCCTGGTCGACGAACGCGACCACGGCTGCGTGTTCCCCTACTGCACCAACCGAGGCCGCTACGACCTCGACCACACCGACCCGTTCCTCGACCCCGACGACGGCGGCCCACCCGGGCAGACGTCCAACCACAACCTCGCCAAGCTCTGCCGACACCACCACCGAGCCAAGACCCACGGACACTGGACCTACCGACGCATCACCGACCCCTGGGACCTCGACATCGGCTGGCCCGACCCACACCGCGACGAGCAGCACCCACCCGTGACCTCCACCGCCGACCGCGGCGGACCACCCGCCGCCTACCGCTGGGACTCACCCCTCGGCCACGCCTACCTCGTCACCGCCACCGGCACCTACCCCCTCGACTGACGCTCACTGGTGGACCTTGGTCCACGACAGGAGTAGGCCTTCTGTCTGCACCCCGGGTCTGCCGAGTCACTGCCAGGCTGACCGAGTCGCCCGTCTGGGACGACCTGCCTGAGAGTTGCGGGGCTCGGTGGCCCGGGACGTGCAGATCGGCCATAGGGCTTTGCGCCAAGGCTTGCCGGCCTGGAGCGCCTCAGTGAGCGACCGACCGTCACGTCCCGGACCGGAGTGCTGAATCCGTGGGCTAGACGGAAGGAGAGCACTCACATGGAGGCTACGCCCGCACGAATCACCTTTGCCGGGATCGACTGGTCCTGGCAGCACCACGCGGTCTGCGTGATCGACGCGCAGGGTCACCGGCTCGAGGAAGCCACGCTCCCGCACTCGCGTTCCGGCCTGGCCAAGATCACCGCGCTGCTGCGCCGCCACGAGATCACGCAGGTCGGAATCGAACGTGGCGACGGACCGGTCGTCGAGCACCTCCTGCGCGAGGGGTTCGAGGTCGTCGTGATCTCCGCACGCCAGGTCAAGTCCCTGCGGGTCCGCTATGGCTCGGCGGGCAACAAGGACGACCGCTTCGACGCCTTCGTCCTGGCCGACGCGCTGCGCACCGACGCCGGACGCTGGGCGATCGTGCGTCCCGATACCCCCGAGACGGTGGCGCTTCGGATGCTGGTCCGCGCCCGCCAAGACCTGGTCGGGCACCGGATCGCGGTCCACAACCAGCTGCTCGCCGTGCTGCAGCACAACTTCCCCGGCGCGATCGGCCGGTTCAGCGGCCTCGACATCGCCATCAGCCTGGCGTTCCTGCGCCGCTTCCCCTCCGAGGCCAAAGCCGCCTGGCTCTCGCAGAGCCGGCTGGCGCACTGGCTCAAGGCCAACGCCTACTGCGGACGCCAGACACCCGCCGAGCTCGTGGCACATCTCCATGAGGCCACGACCGGACGCGTCGATGGAGCAGCCGCTGAGGCGAGCGAGCTCATCGTCCTGACCCTGGTCGAGCTGCTCACCACCCTGCGCCGCCAGCAGACCGCGCTCGAGACCCGGATCAAAGAAGCACTGCTCGCCCACCCCGACGGACCGATCTTCCAGTCCCTGCCCCGCTCCGGCACCGTCCGCGCCGCCACCCTGCTCGCCGAGATCGGCGACTGCCGGGCTCGCTTCCCCGACGCGGGCGCTCTGGCCGCCGCCGCCGGCGTCGCACCCTCCACCCGGCAGTCCGGGACTTTCCGCAACGTGGGCTACCGACGCGGCTGCAACAAACACCTCCGCGACGCCCTCGTCGACTGGGCCCAGGACACCCCACGCGCCAACGCATGGGCCCGCGACACCTACGACCGCGCCCGCCAACGCGGCGCACGCCACCCCCACGCAGCACGGATCCTGGCCCAGGGCTGGACTCGGATCCTCTGGCGCTGCTGGACCGACCACCAGCTCTACAACCCCGACCTACACGGCCGCCTCAACGACCTCCAACACCAGGCCGCTTGACATAGGGCTCTCAGACGGCTCGCAGGTACCGCTCGGTCACCCGACGCTGCACGGCACGAGTCAGGGGACCGCCCAGCCGCGCCCCCACGGTGGCCGGCCGTGAGAACGCGGTGATGGTCAGCCGCACGGTGCCGTCCGCGGCGAGCTCGGCGACGAAGGACTCCTCGCCGCACTCGGGGTGGCCGCGCAGGGTCCCGTAGGCGAAGCCCTGTCGCGCCGGCTCGTCGACGACATGGACGACGCGCACCGGCGCGTCCACGCCCAGCGGTCCGACGCCCAGCCGGACGACCGCCACGGTTCCCTCGGTGACGCGTGCGTCCGAGGCGTGCACGGTCAGGCCGGCACCTCGGTGCATCCTCCATCCGAGCACGGCCTCGGCGACCTCGGTGAAACACTCCTCGCCCACCCCCACCGGGCGACTGCGCGCCAGGTGGTGGAACCCGTCCGGCGGGGAGTCTCCCCGGGTGGCCCCGACCTCGGTGTAGGTGAACGGTGCCTCCCTCAGGGCACGAGCCTCGTCGTACGGGAGGAGCGTCACCGTCATGGGCCGATGCTCGCACCCGGGACCAAGGACGCGAGGCGTCAGAACACCGTCCAGTCGGAGTACGTCGTGAAGGCGTCGAGCGCGGCGAGGCCGGCGGCGGAGCTGCCCGTGGCACCCAGGGTGGGGCTCCAGACGCAGGCCACCCCGCGGTCCGGGATGACCGCGAGGATGCCGCCCCCGACCCCGCTCTTGGCGGGCAGGCCGACGCGGTAGGCGAACTCGCCGGCCGAGTCGTAGGTGCCGCAGGTGAGCATCACGGCGTTGATCCGCTTGGTCTGGCGGGCGCTGAGCAGCTGGGTGCCGTCGGAGAGGACCCCGTCGCGGGCGAGGAAGAGCCCGGTGAGGGCGAGCTCGCGGCACGTCATCGACAGGGCGCACTGCTCGACGTACTGCCCGATCACCTCGTCGACAGGGTTCTCGAGGTTGTCGTAGCTGGCGAGCAGGTGGGCGAGGGCGAGCGTGCGGTGCCCGGCCTCGAGCTCGGAGGAGGCCACCTCGGGGTCGCACGAGACGTCTGCCCGCCCGCTCTCGCGGCGCACCAGGTCGCGCAGCGCACCGCTCGCGTCGCCGGTCAGCGACTGCAGCCGGTCGGTGACGACCAGGGCCCCGGCGTTGATGAACGGGTTGCGGGGCCGTCCGCCCTCCTGGTCGAGCTGGAGGAAGGAGTTGAACGGGTTGCCGGACGGCTCGCGCCCGACGCGACGCCAGATGTCCTCGCCCTCGGCGGCGACGACCAGCGCGAGGGTGAAGACCTTGGTGATGCTCTGCACCGAGAACGGCACGTCGGCGTCGCCGATCACGTGCACCTGGCCGTCGCACGACGCGATCGCCATGCCGAACTGGTCGGGGTCGACGGCGGCCAGGCTGGGGATGTACTCCGCCAGGCGTCCGCGGCCGACCTCGGGCGCGGCGGCCTCCTGCGCGCGCGCCAGCGCGTCCTCGATCCTCAACCGGCACTCCTTCCCGCGACGGGGCGGAAACAGAAGGGCCCCGGCCTGCGAGGTCGCAGGTCAGGGCCTTTCGTTGCTCCCCCGGTTGGACTCGAACCAACAACCCTCCGGTTAACAGCCGAATGCTCTGCCAGTTGAGCTACAGGGGATGGTGCGGGTGGACCCGCGGCCAAAACCGTATCAGAGCCCGACCGATGCCCGGGCCTCGGCCAGGGCCTTCGTCGTGGCGTCCCGCACCACCGGGTCGTCGGGGTCGAGGCCGGCGTCGAGCTCGAAGGCCCAGACCACCTCACCGCCCGTCGGTGGCCGCCGGCCGATCACGCTGAAGCCCACCTTGTGACGCACGAGCGTGCGCTGCTGTACCACCACGGTGGCGGTGACGCGCTCCCTGACCAGGGTCACCAGGTCGGCCGGCTCGGGGAGGTGCCGCACGCGCCGCACGACGGGAGCGCCGTAGTCCTGGACCGGCTCGACCGCGAGGTCCTGGGTCTCCTTGTCCCAGTCGGCGCGGTGCACGACCTCCCAGCCCCACGACTCCGCTGACCCGTCGGCGGCGACCAGGTGGAGCCGGTCGCGGGTGCCGACCACCCAGCCGCCCGCGTCGTCGGCGGCGACGGCGAGCGGGCGCTCGCCGCCGAGGGCCGCGCGCACCGCGTCGGGCAGGCGTACGGCGTCGCGCCGCGGCCAGGCGGGGAACCTCACGCGCTGCCGCCGATGGCCCGCTCGCGCAAGGTGCGGCGGTGGCTCTCGAGGGCGACGAGCTCGCCGAACATCCGGTTGTAGTCGGTCGCCTGCTCCACCGGGTTGGTGCGCTGGAGCTTGGACTTGAGGTCGTTGATGCGCCGCATCGCGGTGACCTCCTGGAGCCGGAAGACGTAGCCCGCCGCGACGGCCTCGTTGGGGTCGGCGGCCGGGAGCGGCTCGACCACGAGGGCGTTGAGCACCTGGCGCAGCACCGGGTCGCCGGACTCCCCGAGGGCGGTGCGGACCTTGTCCACCCAGACCTCCTCCGAGGGGGCGGACGCCGGGCCGCCCAGGCCACTGATGACCTGCCACAGCGCGCGGTAGGCGGGATGGGTGAAGTCGTTGTCGCCCACGTCGCCGCACAGCGGGCCGACCAGCACCGGCTGCTGGAGGACGAGCTTGAGCGTGTCGCGCTCCAGCGAGATGCGCGGGTCGCGCGGGTCGGGCAGCGGCAGCCCCGCGGGAGCAGACGCGACGACAGGAGCAGACCCGGCAGCAGGCGCGCGGTCCGGGCGGCTTGCCGCCCGCCGTACCTCGGCCCGGGCCTCGTCGACCTCGACCCCGACCATGCCGGCCAGCTCGCGCGCGAAGGCGTCGACCTTGGACCGGTCGCGCACCGACGTGACGAGCCGGGCCGCGGCCCGCATCGCGTCGACCCGGCCGTCGGCCCGGTCGAGGTCGTAGCGCGAGACGACGTTGCTCAGCACGAAGCGGTAGAGCGGCACCCGCCGGGCGACCAGCTCGCGCACGGCCGCGTCGCCGGAGCGGATGCGCAGGTCGCAGGGGTCGAGTCCGTCGGGCTCGACGGCGACGTAGGTCTGGGAGACGAACTTCTGGTCACCGTCGAAGACCTTGAGCGCGGCCTTCTGGCCGGCCTCGTCGCCGTCGAAGGTGAAGATGATCTCGCCGCGGAACTCCTCGTGGTCGTGCAGCAGCCGCCGCAGGACCTTGCCGTGCTCCTCACCGAACGCCGTGCCGCAGGAGGCGACCGCCGTCGTCACCCCCGCCAGGTGGCACGCCATCACGTCGGTGTAGCCCTCGACCACGACCGCCTGACTGGTGCGCGCGATCTCGCGCCGCGCCAGGTCGATGCCGTAGAGGACGGTGCTCTTCTTGTAGATCGGCGACTCGGGGGTGTTGAGGTACTTCGCGTCGATGCGGTCGTCGTCGAAGATGCGCCGGGCGCCGAAGCCGATCGTGTCGCCCGTCGTGTCCCGGATCGGCCAGAGCAGCCGGCCCCGGAAGCGGTCGTAGTGGCCCGACCGGCCCTGGGCGCAGAGGCCGCCGGTGACCAGCTCGGCGTCGGAGAAGCCCTTCTGCCGCAGGTGCTTGTAGAGCGCGTCGCCGTCGCGCGGGGCGAACCCCAGCCCGAAGTGCTCGGCCGACTCCTTGTCGAAGCCCCGCTCGCTGAGGAACGTGCGGGACTGCATCGCCTCGGGCGAGCCCAGCGCCTCGGCGTACCACTCCTGCGCGCGCCGGTGGGCCTCGATCAGCCGCTGCCGCGGCATCCGGTCACGGGGCGCGCGGGTGTCGCCCTCCTCGGTGTAGCGCAGCTGGATGCCGGCGCGGTCGGCGAGGTACTCCACCGCCTGGTTGAAGGGCAGTCCGTCGTGCTTCATCACGAAGTCGATGACGTCGCCGCCCTCGCCGCAGCCGAAGCAGTTCCCGGTGAGGATGTTGTCCTCGAGGACGAAGGCGTGTCCCTGCTCGACCTCGGCGCAGAACACCTCCTCCACCCGGTCGGTCTCTTCGACCGTCTGCACGACCCAGCCGCGGCGCGCGTATTTCTTGTGGGCACTGACGAACCTGGCACGGTGTTCCGCGATGAGGAAGAAGTCCTCTGGCAGGTCGTCGTTGACCAGGTGGACCCGGTGGAGCTCGCTCGCGTCCCGGCCGGGGAATCCCTCGCGCACCTGAGTGGTGATGCCGTTGCTTCCGATGCCGAGTCGCGTGCACAGGGCGCGCACGAACTCGAGGTTCGTCCGAGACGCCGAGCTCAGCATGACGGTGCCGTCCGCAGCGACGCACCCGTCAGCCGCGAAGTAGCCGGCCAGCCATCCGAGCAGGTAGGGCGCTGACTCCTCGAGGGACGGGAGGTCCTTGAAGAAGCCCGGGAGGTCGAGCACCAGGAGGTTCTCGCCACTGGCGGTGGTGGCGCTGTTGGGGAACCACTTGAGCATCGCCTCGTCCTTCGGCGGACAGAGCAGTGCCCTCGAGCCCCGCTTCTCCCGGGTCCCGTCTCCGAAGGTGAAACCGTGCGCGACCCCGAACGGCGACAACCTGGTCATCGCGATGCGCGAGCGCGGGTAGACGTAGGCGAGCCGGTCGCCGGGTTTCAGGGCCTTGGTGAGGACCTCGCGACGCGACGACCGGTCCCTGCCCGACCGCACGAACCATCGGTGCTCGTCGGTGGCGAACAGCTCCTTGACCTGCCGGTTGCGCGTCACCGTGAGCTTCCACAGCCGCTGCACGCCGAAAGATCGGAAGGGCGCGTCGTGCCACTGGGCATCCATGCCGAGGATGCGATGCACGCCGCCGGCGAGCTCGCTGATGGGTCGCACACCGTCCCAGGTGATGACCCGCGTGTCCCCGGCCAGGCAGTGGTAGCCCTTGCCGGGCCGGACGTTGAACGACGGGGACTTCTCGTCGTGGAAGGGGCACAGGCCCTTGAGCGAGCCGCCGCCGGCGGGCTTGAGCGTGACGTAGTTGCCCACGACCTCGGCGAGGTCGGCTCGCTCGCGCACGAGCGCGATGTCCTCCTCGCGGATCAGGCCTGCCACGGGCGCAGTCTACGGGCGCCCGGGGACAGGTCCGGTCAGCACAGGCGCCGGTGCCACGACACGGCCGAGGCGTCGGTGAGGGAGGCGACCTGGTCGATCACCACGCGCAGCCGGGCGTCGTCGTCGGCGGCGTCGGCGAGGTCCGCCCGGAACATCGGCTCCATCACCGAGGGGCCGGCTCGATCGACCGCCGAGACCAGCTCGGCGAGCAGCTCCCGCTGCGCGGACAGGACGCCACGACGCCCGGCCGCCTCCATCACCAGGTGGGCGGCGATGCTCTTGAGCACCCCGATCTCGAGCAGCGTCTCGTCGGGCACGACCAGGTCGGCGTCGTAGCGCAGCAGCGGCCCGGGGCCGTACGACGCCAGCGTCGCGTCGGTGGTCGCGGCGCAGAAGCGCCCGATCAGCACGGAGGTGAGGTTCTTCAGGGCACCCAGCGCGCGCCGGCTGCCGTCGTACGACGAGTCGGGCCACCCGGGCACGGCGGTGAGCCGCGACCAGGCCGCCTCGAACGCGTCGTCGGGCCGGCCGGGGTGGTACCACTCCCGCGCGGTGTCCCAGACCGTCCGCCGCAGGCCCGGGTCGGCCAGGTCGACCAGCTCGACACTGCCCGCGACGATGCCGTCCTCGACGTCGTGGACGGAGTAGGCGATGTCGTCGGAGAGGTCCATCACCTGGGCCTCGAGGCACCGGGCCCCCTCGGGCGCGCCCTCGCGCAGCCAGGTGAAGACCGGCAGGTCGTCGGCGTAGACACCGAACTTCGGCTCGCCCGCACGGCGGGGCCAGGGGTACTTCGTGGCCGCGTCGAGCGTGGCCCGGGTGAGGTTGAGCCCGATGCTGCGCCCGTCGGGGTCGAGGAACTTGGCCTCGAGCCGGGTCAGGATGCGCAGCGTCTGGGCGTTGCCCTCGAAGCCGCCGATCCCGTCGGCCAGGTCGGCCAGCGCCTTCTCGCCGTTGTGGCCGAACGGCGGGTGGCCCAGGTCGTGCGCCAGCGCCGCGGTCTCGGCGACGTCGGTGTCGCAGCCGAGCTGCGAGGCCAGGTCGCGCGCCACCTGGGCCACCTCGAGGGTGTGGGTCAGGCGGTTGCGGACGAAGTCGTCGGTCTGCGGGCCGAGCACCTGGGTCTTGGCCGCCAGCCGGCGCAGGGCAGCGCTGTGGACCACGCGGCCCCGGTCGCGGGCGAACGCCGTGCGCAGCGAGACCTTGGCCGGCTCCTCGCCCCACCGGGCGCGCGCGGCGGCGGCGTACGCCCCCTCGCGCCTGTCCGGCTCCACGCTGCTCGACCCCACGCGCGTCAACCTAGCCGGGACCACCGACGCGCGTGGCCGCGCGAGCCGCTCGGCAGCCGTCGTCGACGGGCTCGGGTCAGTAGACCGAGATGTGCACGTGGTCGAAGTGGTTGGCCGTGGCGGAGCCGCGGTCGGACATGGAGCGCCAGCCCTCGGCGGAGCGCTCGGGCGTCCAGATCCGCTGCGACCAGATGATCGTGCGGATGTGGAGGGCACCGGCGTTGGCGCGGGCCCACTCGGCGACCGCGCTGCCCAGGCCGGAGTCGGAGACCATGAAGTCGACCGCGCGGCCGTCGGCGTGCTCGCCGTGGGCGTCGTAGCCGCCGTACGTCGTGAGCGCGGGGAAGGCGTCGCACACCGCGCGGAACATCACGACCGCGTTGGAGGTGATGCCGCTCTCGGTGCCGGACCCGTCCGGGCACGGGGCGCCGGAGATGCCGCCGGCCGGAGCCGCACCCGAGGCAGTGGCAGGGGCCGGGGCGGGCTTCTTGTCGGCGAGGTAGTCGGCGTTGACCCAGCGGGCCCGCCCGCCGACGAGCGCCTCGGCCCAGTGACCAACGGTCTGGCCGGTGACGGCGACCCTGCCGCCCTCCTTGAGGAGGCCCAGGCGCTTGCCCTTCTCGCCGGGCTGCGCCCACACGTTGAGGGGGGCGGTGGCCCACTGCTGGTCGACGGCCCGGGGCTTCATGGTCACGGGCACGAGCTCGCGGGCGGTCATGCTCCGCGAGGCGCGCTGCTCGCGCTGGGCCAGGGCGACGGGGTCGACCTGGCCGGCCCCCTGGTGGACTCCGGAGGCGGCGCTCAGGGCTGCGGCGGCGCGGTCGACGTGGGGGGACGCCGCGGAGGTGAGGAAGAAGGGGCCGGCGACGACCGGGAGGGTCGTGGCGGTCAGGAGGGCCGCACGCGCACCGAGGGTGCGGAGGGTGGTCCGGAGGCCGGGCTCCGCCGGGACCAGAGCGGTCGGCGAAGGAGCGGCGTCAGCCTCGGGGCGCGGGGCGTGGGTCTCGCGCTGGGGGGGCATGGCGTATCACCGTCAGAGTTCGGGGGCGGGGCGGAGTTCGTTCAGCAGCCGTTCACCCTGCCACAGGTGCCTGCCCCCTCAAACCCCGGCCGGCGGATTGTGCGCGGCTTCACAAGCGCCGGCCACCACCCCCACAGGGGTGTGACCAAGGTCCTGAAGCGGTCGGTCTCTCACAGCCAGCCGTTGTCCTGCGCGATGCGGGCCGCCTGGGCCCGGGTCGCCGCCCCGGTCTTGCCGATCGCCCCGGACAGGTGGTTGCGCACCGTGCCCTCGCTCAGGGTCAGCTGCCGCGCGATCGTGGCCACCGTCGCCCCACCCAGCGCGCAGCGCAGCACCTCGGTCTCGCGCGGCGTCAGCGGCGACTCCCCCACCGCCAGCGAGTCGGCCGCGAGCAGCGGGTCCACGACGCGCAGGCCCCGGTGCACCCGGCGTACGGCGTCGGCGAGCTGGCGCGCCGGGGTGTCCTTGACCAGGAAGCCGTCCACGCCGGCCGCCAGCGCCCGGCGCAGGAACCCGGGGCGCCCGAAGGTGGTGACGATGAGGACGCGCACCTGCGGCAGCTGGGCCTTGACCTCGGCCGCGGCCCGGATCCCGTCGAGGCCGGGCATCTCGACGTCGAGCACCGCGACGTCGACGTCGTGGGCCCGGCACGCCGCCAGCACGTGGTCGCCGCGGTCCACCTCCGCGACGACCTGCAGGTCGCTCTCGAGGTCGAGCAGAGCGGCCAGGGCGCCCCGCACGAGCGCCTGGTCGTCGGCGACCAGCAGCCGCACGACCCCGCTCACGGCCCCACCTCGAGGATGAA
This genomic window from Nocardioides marmoribigeumensis contains:
- a CDS encoding DUF5995 family protein; the protein is MSLPTTVDEVVARLREIDEALPHTDGVAVFNRMYLTVTEQIAAVIADSTRRTVRFEGAEAMSDLDVRFANLWLSAYDAAHAGRAVPAAWRPLFEARGGGRLPVQYAVAGMNTHIEHDLPIAVVGTCQARGLSPSDVHADYEAVNEVLASVESGIRRSFLDQCQRDVDDRVGPVVHLVSTWNIDKARDLAWVTAETIWELRRTRFLGERFLSGLGHTVGMTTRALLTPVLAD
- a CDS encoding CDP-alcohol phosphatidyltransferase family protein, which codes for MRPGFRYTTFTIPNQITFVRTIVSCVISFLVLSDVVPHDDRTEWMVAAFAIYWVGDSLDGLVARLLDQETRGGALLDTLCDRFCICLAVAGATVVLQPPVVPVLLYLFNFMVLDFWLSLRFVDFEVDTNNRFYEVDRTVYRFNWSPLAKTVNSALVCLLAIFGPWWVSTPFLLALVAIKAWSWSRLRAGQVLTPA
- a CDS encoding HNH endonuclease signature motif containing protein, producing MTATAGFTAPAPEDLTSQGRGWRREVLLSGVRAEQRTIEAAEARKLSLVTEWADLHRADTVVLDGGSLLPAPVSVDPANMPILMSGVAVEEYCVTELATTLRTSHGAARSLTQDALELRERLPRLWTRVHAGKCPAWKARKVAQHTLALSDEAADWVDRNLAPFTTSLSVTRIKNAINAAVLRFDPDRAAAEAEAASDRRGVWFDYEHGADDLVLQDSRPDGTMRFEGLASVPDGLAFRDALKTTATELEILGDDSPELVRMSKAIGILADPQHAIDLSHSADAVINAETGETGDGDPVPRRRPRRVRSPLGVERPIHLHLHTSTDVARIQASGLPHAASPISRAAVEQWLADLAPGTRVQVTPVIDLNHHHAVDAYEAPDHLRALVDERDHGCVFPYCTNRGRYDLDHTDPFLDPDDGGPPGQTSNHNLAKLCRHHHRAKTHGHWTYRRITDPWDLDIGWPDPHRDEQHPPVTSTADRGGPPAAYRWDSPLGHAYLVTATGTYPLD
- a CDS encoding DUF1990 family protein: MTVTLLPYDEARALREAPFTYTEVGATRGDSPPDGFHHLARSRPVGVGEECFTEVAEAVLGWRMHRGAGLTVHASDARVTEGTVAVVRLGVGPLGVDAPVRVVHVVDEPARQGFAYGTLRGHPECGEESFVAELAADGTVRLTITAFSRPATVGARLGGPLTRAVQRRVTERYLRAV
- a CDS encoding IS110 family transposase, producing MEATPARITFAGIDWSWQHHAVCVIDAQGHRLEEATLPHSRSGLAKITALLRRHEITQVGIERGDGPVVEHLLREGFEVVVISARQVKSLRVRYGSAGNKDDRFDAFVLADALRTDAGRWAIVRPDTPETVALRMLVRARQDLVGHRIAVHNQLLAVLQHNFPGAIGRFSGLDIAISLAFLRRFPSEAKAAWLSQSRLAHWLKANAYCGRQTPAELVAHLHEATTGRVDGAAAEASELIVLTLVELLTTLRRQQTALETRIKEALLAHPDGPIFQSLPRSGTVRAATLLAEIGDCRARFPDAGALAAAAGVAPSTRQSGTFRNVGYRRGCNKHLRDALVDWAQDTPRANAWARDTYDRARQRGARHPHAARILAQGWTRILWRCWTDHQLYNPDLHGRLNDLQHQAA
- a CDS encoding glutaminase; amino-acid sequence: MRIEDALARAQEAAAPEVGRGRLAEYIPSLAAVDPDQFGMAIASCDGQVHVIGDADVPFSVQSITKVFTLALVVAAEGEDIWRRVGREPSGNPFNSFLQLDQEGGRPRNPFINAGALVVTDRLQSLTGDASGALRDLVRRESGRADVSCDPEVASSELEAGHRTLALAHLLASYDNLENPVDEVIGQYVEQCALSMTCRELALTGLFLARDGVLSDGTQLLSARQTKRINAVMLTCGTYDSAGEFAYRVGLPAKSGVGGGILAVIPDRGVACVWSPTLGATGSSAAGLAALDAFTTYSDWTVF